A DNA window from Sphingomonas profundi contains the following coding sequences:
- a CDS encoding NADP-dependent oxidoreductase — MKAWQLDDYPAGNDFAAAIHLVDAPTPSAAEGEVVIANELLSLDAGTRMWMTPRTDSYQPPIPLGSVVPGLVLGRVLESRAEGFAAGDLVRAFGQWAEISVVRPELSGLVVLDDGVADPRQHLGVLGMNGWTALVGIAEVGRTRPGETVLVSAAAGATGILAAQIARILGARVIGIAGGPRKCAFLTDELGLDAAVDHRGADVEGAIAAAAPNGVDVYFDNVGGPLLDAVLPNMAHYGRIALCGLVAGYAEAQPGPRRFDQILARRLQITGFFSPDFMDRGPELTDRLRGWLDDGRLTMPFDETAGLANVLGAYAKLFTGGNVGKVIVRL, encoded by the coding sequence ATGAAGGCCTGGCAACTCGACGACTATCCCGCCGGCAACGATTTCGCCGCGGCGATCCACCTGGTCGATGCGCCGACGCCCAGCGCCGCCGAGGGCGAGGTGGTGATCGCCAACGAACTGCTCTCGCTGGATGCCGGCACGCGCATGTGGATGACGCCGCGCACCGACAGCTATCAGCCGCCGATCCCGCTCGGCAGCGTGGTGCCGGGCCTCGTGCTGGGCCGGGTGCTCGAATCGCGGGCAGAGGGCTTCGCGGCCGGCGATCTCGTCCGCGCCTTCGGCCAGTGGGCGGAGATATCGGTGGTGCGGCCCGAACTCTCCGGACTGGTCGTGCTCGACGACGGCGTGGCGGATCCGCGCCAGCATCTCGGCGTGCTGGGCATGAACGGCTGGACGGCGCTGGTCGGCATCGCCGAGGTGGGGCGGACGCGGCCGGGCGAGACGGTGCTGGTCTCGGCCGCGGCGGGCGCCACGGGCATCCTGGCCGCGCAGATCGCCCGCATCCTGGGCGCGCGCGTGATCGGCATCGCCGGCGGCCCGCGCAAATGCGCCTTCCTGACGGATGAGCTCGGCCTGGACGCGGCGGTCGATCATCGCGGCGCGGACGTGGAGGGCGCGATCGCGGCGGCGGCGCCGAACGGCGTGGACGTCTATTTCGACAATGTCGGCGGCCCGCTGCTGGATGCGGTGCTGCCCAACATGGCCCATTACGGGCGCATCGCGCTCTGCGGCCTCGTCGCCGGCTATGCCGAGGCGCAGCCCGGGCCACGCCGGTTCGACCAGATCCTCGCGCGCCGCCTGCAGATCACCGGCTTCTTCTCGCCCGACTTCATGGATCGCGGGCCGGAGCTGACCGATCGGCTGCGCGGCTGGCTGGACGATGGCCGGCTGACGATGCCGTTCGACGAGACGGCCGGGCTGGCGAACGTGCTGGGCGCGTATGCGAAGCTGTTCACCGGCGGCAATGTGGGCAAGGTGATCGTCCGGCTCTGA